The DNA sequence caGCTTTATCATTAGTGCTGTCAAAACGGATCACCCGGCCCAACCCGGCTTGACTCACCATGGGTTGGTAACTTAGCGAGTCTACCCAACCCAACTCATTTATTATCAAGCcgaaaaaattcgaacccggtATGGTGGGtctagctcacttaattacaagttttcttttattccaaaaaaagttacaattttttttaaattcaaatttaaataacttcatttaaataaattccaaagacaattcaaaataagaaaaaattaacatacaactcaaaatccaaaagcaaacccaaaaagcgaataaataagtttataatattcataatttttgtgtcatttatccatttataatattagagtcttaaatggataaatttataatattttgctctcttgaaagatctttttctttatttccatttacaatacaataaaaaaaaattaactaataatattgaagcataaaataataaataattaaattaaactaggtgggttggtgagtcaACCTAACTTATCACAAGTTTAACTTAGGTGAACTGGATCAGATTGAAAATTAATcccgtataaaaaaatttcatattttacgAATCCAACCCGACCCGATCCGTGGTGGAACAAATTAACCCACAGTTCTAGAGTACTACGTTAtatccttcattttttttcatctttctctCTATAGTACTAAACACAGTAAATCCAAAGCACAACACACTTAAGTTTTCTccacaaaaatattattgtttatgatttaaaagttaatattggACCTTTTATGATAGATGCTTGGTCTTATAAATAATTTCCGAAAGTTAAATGTTGGTCATTGTTGATGAAAACataagttaaattatatatttagttgTAGGTTTATTGTCTTTAAAAATGTTAGTCATATTTTTTGGACCCACCGAGATAACGATTATGGTTTTGTATACTATATCACTCCTATTGTGACCTATAGCACTAAgtaatttcatcatttaataaaatttattattttcgtgtggtttttccaaaatattataGTGAGTAAATTgtagaaaaattaagaaattaggTCAATGATATCTAagaatataaacttattttaaaagaagtcgtatttcataaatataatttaaaatttttcattttttacaatataaaaaatctaatttaacgtacatgattttattattattatttttttctgaaattgtGTTTGATAAGtccattttatattttctttccgtgaaatatgatttttacttctttattttaacattgaacaagttttttttctttttttaattttaatttataagtctTACTTTTATTCAATAAGCAAAATcccataaatttatattttaaaaaaaatttaaccaatAACTAAAAACATGTCACAAagaagttattttaaatatgctATAATCAAATCCAaaacatcaaatatattatCACTTCTCCCTAAGTATGTTACCCGTAAAGAAGGAAATGCAGAAAAAACTGAAAATCGCCTTATACGACACACACAATAAATCATTGTAGAAGACATGAATGGCTAAGAACCATGCATCTATAAGGGACATTGGATTTCCATGCACATGCTTTGTCTTTATTTGgtcctttttttcaaattgaaactCTATATAACTGAGTTGGAGATTCTCTGCAAGATCTTCATATATCCTTAACACTCACAACACCAGATAACGTATGTAGAATTTGAGGCCAACTATTGTTGTTCCATGTTCCACAATTCCTGCATTCATACGTGGTTAATAACATGTTATCCAATTCTACCATGCTTGCTAAATCAACTGTCCTCCACACTTTTTCTATCTTATCTTTCaactttcatcttcaacttcaacaaacttaacttttaaataaacttatttaacacattaattaaaaatgagacaaatttataatatataaataattttatcttaacaaatttataatttataaataaaggtaaatattattttacaaaccaATCTAAATTAGGTTATATAGttcactttttaaaaatcatattccTGATTATAGCTTCAAGATTTGTATCATCATATATAAATGATAAGGTAGTCCTACATGTCTTCCcataagaattattattattcactaTTTGGTTTCTTAATACAACAAAATCGAGCATTCTATTTTGTTCCattaatttgattgttttaaCTATCATTTCATGTTCATACATTATCCTACTCATttgttaaaatcttaaaattaagtattttctTGACACCTACACAGATCCACAACCACTAGGTCCACCTTATAAAGtttacaatattaatttaattatagtcTAAACAACTTTCAAATGTGAATATCAGATAAAAGCATAAGAcattaaaaaatcttatttaacagttttttatttcaatttacggGAGCTTTTACCTTCCACAAAtcaattaatttgtaaaagttttttataattcttaacctcttttattaataacttattttatgaaagttttgaacttttatttataattattacttagatttataatttcttaatttaaatttttttttatattttataataaaaaatataagatcataagtaaaaaaaaagtaatcaaaattaaatttattgataatttaagatAATGTACATTCATTTGTTGAGACATAAATAAGtagtgtttttatattttttttatgcctgaaattttaatgattaggaaaaaaaaatcaaaaacacattCTTGGAAAAATGATTCTATTAAAACAAAACCATGCTCAGACATAATGAATGCTGTATCCAAAAGCTGGCTGCTGCTTGGACCCCAGTCCAAAATTTATTTGGACCAAAATACACAGATGTGGACCCTTACATGAGTCAACTTCTATAGGATTTTTtggattaataataataatttagatatCTTTGTAAAGCAGACTATTTcctcaaatataaaattttaatttctctttgtTGGCTTGACAGAAACATTTTAGAAttaagctatttttttttaaaaaaacataatattacaTGATTACCTTGTTGTTTTCTCAGTCATAAGGTGaatgaatattatttaaaaatatttaaaaaatttagtcaGTCTTTTAGCTAATTATGAGCacaacataattttaatataagcaGAAGGTTACTATGAATCTGGTTGGATTATTGTAATATAATGAGCAGGAAGAATGGATATAGAATATATATACAGTGACAGTGTTACGTACTTGCTCCCTTTGCTATCCATGAGTACGATCAATTGATTTCAACAACTCAGCTCAATCATGTTTTCTAGtctcaaaaccaatttttccattagaaatttaaaaatgagatagtaaaaaagtcaaaataaagaaaacaaatgagaaataaaattatttagattaaaaaaagaagaatgaaaagtaaaaatgaaaaaaaaagttatgaatcattttattgataaaataaaataaaaatatgtattaactGTAAGATTTATAAAGTAATGAAAGGGTACTTATATTGAAAATCatatttagttaaatataaagaaatgttTAAAAACTTGTAACTTGTTTTGACTAGAAAATTCGTTCtagttttctaataaaataataatttattatttaatatttgtgagtatttttatttttaaaatagtatcatgtaaaaaatttaaaatatcactttaagttgaaattaattttaaattaaaataaaaaaatttaatgaaattgagtacaagtaaaattaatatttttgaagaacaaattaaaacaaCTGTTACACAAGTATAGAAacttaaattagttaattttatgtTGGAtacattgatatatataattatactactttaaataattaacttaagtcatataataataaatactagcagtataaaagtaattttttgatgtaatataaatgataaataaatttagtaagttttttatataaaaaagagaagTAAACTacaatgatgaaaaaaaaatgaaaataatatataaaaatgaattaaattataataattcaaattcaaagaaacaataaaagagagagtcatatttatatatatatttttttaagttttgaaatttatcaaattaCTATTCGATTTAATCAactattgataaatttttagcaaatattcaaatttaaactatttaaactttatcttattctttgaatatcattttgaaaaaattattttaggagGCAAATCACCATTAAAGTTGATCTTGTAGTCTCCTAATCCCAACACCCTCATCACTACTTTATTAAACTAGTTTGACCACTGAATCAAATTAGGTGAGAATCCCAATTGAATAAAacattattcatattaaaaatagtaaacaaaGAGAAACATAAACCATAAATCccattaattttatcttatttattctATTCCTTTACTTAttctttacattattttttatcatgtcCTTGAGCTATTCATGTTATCTCATCAACAATTGGATTCAaccaacataaatttatatcatCTTATGAACTAGTGTTCCCATTAGATATATACcgataattaatataataaatgtaataaaagttatacaacataacataacatgagaaaatagaaaactaaacacagcatgaaaaataaaaatcttaacaatacaaataaaatattttaaaaaatgtgttcaATTACAATAGAATTTTACAACCAATgccataattaatatatttttttatcaactatAAAAAGTAGAACATGACATTTTCTATCACCAAAGTGCTCAAGTAGTGTAATGAAACTACGATATATAACCTTCAACTAAAGCTACATGACATAGAAACAAGGAAGAAGTAAGGTTAAACAATCAAGCTTCATTGTCATAGACACGAGGAAGAATGTgaaagtcaaccaaaaacaatagcATAGTGTGGTCTGTTGTTGATTTTCATGTGTTCAAACTTGTGCAACAACTCTTTAGTCAAGTCTTGACACTATTAAAGCAAAAGAATATAATGCTTTGCAGATGTTAATATTGTgcaataatatgaaaatattttcacatgAATGAGTTCAATCAAAACAAAGCAATGAATTGTCCAATACTAGAATGTCTTTCGTGACATCTCATATATGTTTAACTTGAATGAGAAATGGTAATagatataataattgtttttcccATACTTTTCAACAAATAAGTAGAAACCAAACACTGACGATCATTCCAAATTTTTAGATAGAATGTGTTATATTCTTTCTGAAAACCCTTAAAATCCTTTCTGTAAACCACACTATTTGAAAAGATTTCAGGTTACCTTTAAACGAAATGAGTTACAACATATTATAAGAGTGTCATACTCTATAATATTGGAATGTGACCATCACTTTTGAAGCTATTAAGAGTATGTTTGAATTGCGAAATACACATTGAAATTGGCGTgattgagaaaataataaaaatatgatgtaTGGTATGTGATTTTGTTCTTATGTGTAACTAATATTGGCCTGAATAGGAAATTGGACATgatccatcatcatcatcatgcaGACCACACAATCCATAGAAGGCCTTTCCAGAGCTGCttcctttttccattttctaaattattaaaatcctCCCTGGCTTTGCCgtactttctctctctcatatGTCATgagggagaaagagagagaagaaggacATAGAAAGGTGGGAGAGAGTCCCACAACTGTCTGTCCCCGCTGCTggacaaaactgccaccgccaATAATGCTTGGGACCTTGTAAACCAGACAAGTAACTCCTTCCCACatacactctctctctctcacacacactcACTTACCAACTTCTCACAACACTGTTTCAAATGAATGCATCATCTCATTGCAAAGCATATCTCTTGTAACCCCAGTTGAGAAGTTTCCACCTTTCATTTCTTACCGCATCCCTCTCTAACTCTCTCTTCGGATATCATCCCCTACTTTCTACTTCTGCTACTGTTGTGTGACCTGAAACTTGTTCCAAGCACAACATTTAttgtttctattattattattattattattattctctctctatatatacatatatatatatataggctaTAGCAAAGCCATCAGAATATATTGCGGGGGTGTTAGTTACTCATATGGGGTCTCGCTCTGCTTCTCCTTAGGGATTACATTTATTAGCATTCTTTTGTTAGTATCACTACCATACGGAATGTTGGTCACCCTCATAGACGCCTAAGGTAGCAGCAGCATTTAAGACCATATACTTTGATCACTGCTCAGCTTTGATGGAGAGGCTCCAAGGACCCCTCAATTCCTGTGTATGTGTGGCTTACTCTACTGCTACTACTATATTATACTTCTAATTAATACTACTACTTTCTAATTTCTACTTACTTTCCTTACTCTCTCATCCACacctttcctttcttcttccttttcctttttcttttcatccaaCCCCATTTCTGGATACAAGAAAAGTACTGCATTTACTCCTCAAAATGTTTGCATTAAATGCACCAATGTGTTACTATTTTCCTGAAAATACATCTATCTGCTCCCTTCTTTGACATTCCTCTTTAGTTCCTCTTTTATTGCTCACTTTCCTGTATACACTTACTCTCTTCTCCATTCTGACCCAACCACAACACCATTAATGGAACCGTATATTCCTTCCTTCATTCTTTTTAATTCACATGGGTGTGAGAGTGAAATAAAACCCATACCTCATTCTCTTGCCATTATTTCTCACTCCGTGTGTTAAATTCTCTCTCTTGCAGTTCTTTGGAGACCCCTTGGGAGTGAATTGTTTGGACCAAGTTCTCGTTGACGAAGAAACCCTGAGACTAGAGGAGGAAGAACAGCTTCTGATATCAAGTTTAGAGGACAAGATGCCTTTTCTTCAGATGCTTCAGAGTGTGGAATCCCCACAGTTTTTCCCTTTGAAAGAACCAAACTTTCAAACACTTCTGAGGCTGCAGCACATTAAGAAACCATGGGAGGGAATGACCTATGTTCCAAGAATGGAAGCACAAGTTCAAGCGGCGTTGGAGCTAGAGAGTTGTGTGACACATGACATGTTGGAGATGCAGTCACCGGTGAAGTCAGAAAGCAATGAGCTCCAACACCCACTTTCATTTTCGTGTGTTGAGAAAGTGAGCTATGAGTGCAATCAGGAAGCACACAAAGTATTACAATCCTGCCCAAAATCTCAGCCAGCAACCACAAGGGAAAGGCgaaagagaaagagaacaaGGCCAAGCAAGAACACGGAAGATGTGGAGAACCAACGCATGACCCACATTGCTGTTGAACGCAACCGGCGGCGCCAAATGAATGACCATCTCAGTGTTCTAAGGTCCCTCATGCCTCCTTCCTATATTCAAAGGGTATGCACTGTATGCAATCAACTTTTTGATGTGGAGTCCATTTGTCAACCTCATTTTCTCTAATAATTTCTTGTTTGTTTACTCAGGAGAATGGAGTTTTAGTTTGATAATTTAGATAATACAAATTTGTTTAGGATTTATAACAAATCCGGaggtaaaatttaaattcagaCTGGAAAACAATATCCGAAAGTTTTTTCCTTTACAAGTCCCTTTTCATGCTTTATCCGTGCTAAAAATCCAACCTTTTTCAGTGTGGGATGCTGAAAaatattgtctttgttttttaccctttttattGATACTGATGTATTGGATAATTAATCATGGGGCAGGGTGACCAAGCCTCAATAATTGGTGGTGCAATAGATTTTGTGAAGGAGTTGGAGCAGTTGCTTCAGTCCCTTGAGGCACAAAAAAGGATGAGAAAGAATGAAGAGGGAGGTGGTTCTTCTTCCACGGTGTTGTGTAAGCCCCCTTCAACACCGTCATCTTCATCACCACATGGCTATGGAATGAGGTCATCAACTAGTGAGGAAGTGAGCTGTGGAGATGAGATGAAGGCAGAAAACAAGTCAGAGGCAGCAGATATAAAAGTGACTTTGATTCAAACCCATGTGAACTTGAAAATTGAGTGTCAAAGGAAACCAGGACAATTGATAAAGGTCATTGTTGCTTTGGAGGACCTCAGGCTAACCATTCTGCACCTCAACATCACCTCCTCAGAGACTTCTGTCCTTTACTCCCTCAATCTCAAGGTATTACTATGTCTTTTCACctcaattcttttatttttaaatatggtCAACTCTACAAAGAGGAATCAAGTCAGTGTACTATTATTTTCTGACTTGCAATCTAAGCAAAACCTGCCTTCTCTATTTCCAACATGGtctacaattataattataattacagGGAGAATTTCTTTTCGGACCTTTGGTAAATCACTATTCATTTAACATTAGTATATTCTTTGACCGTACTACACTcaaactttttcctttctttaattttgagtGACAAATAATGGACTTTGGCATGGTGTGATAATAATGCAGATTGAAGAAGGCTGTAGCCTACGTTCAGCAA is a window from the Vigna radiata var. radiata cultivar VC1973A unplaced genomic scaffold, Vradiata_ver6 scaffold_536, whole genome shotgun sequence genome containing:
- the LOC106778209 gene encoding transcription factor bHLH57 isoform X1, encoding MERLQGPLNSCFFGDPLGVNCLDQVLVDEETLRLEEEEQLLISSLEDKMPFLQMLQSVESPQFFPLKEPNFQTLLRLQHIKKPWEGMTYVPRMEAQVQAALELESCVTHDMLEMQSPVKSESNELQHPLSFSCVEKVSYECNQEAHKVLQSCPKSQPATTRERRKRKRTRPSKNTEDVENQRMTHIAVERNRRRQMNDHLSVLRSLMPPSYIQRGDQASIIGGAIDFVKELEQLLQSLEAQKRMRKNEEGGGSSSTVLCKPPSTPSSSSPHGYGMRSSTSEEVSCGDEMKAENKSEAADIKVTLIQTHVNLKIECQRKPGQLIKVIVALEDLRLTILHLNITSSETSVLYSLNLKIEEGCSLRSASDIAEAVHHIFNFINGS
- the LOC106778209 gene encoding transcription factor bHLH57 isoform X2; this encodes MPFLQMLQSVESPQFFPLKEPNFQTLLRLQHIKKPWEGMTYVPRMEAQVQAALELESCVTHDMLEMQSPVKSESNELQHPLSFSCVEKVSYECNQEAHKVLQSCPKSQPATTRERRKRKRTRPSKNTEDVENQRMTHIAVERNRRRQMNDHLSVLRSLMPPSYIQRGDQASIIGGAIDFVKELEQLLQSLEAQKRMRKNEEGGGSSSTVLCKPPSTPSSSSPHGYGMRSSTSEEVSCGDEMKAENKSEAADIKVTLIQTHVNLKIECQRKPGQLIKVIVALEDLRLTILHLNITSSETSVLYSLNLKIEEGCSLRSASDIAEAVHHIFNFINGS